Proteins co-encoded in one Desulfotignum phosphitoxidans DSM 13687 genomic window:
- the thiC gene encoding phosphomethylpyrimidine synthase ThiC, producing MHRTYTTQIDAARKGIFTPQMEQVLAEETISRQDLMERVARGHIAIPANKNHLNLMAAGVGQGLRTKINVNLGVSRDVCSFDAEMNKAKLALQYKADAVMDLSVSGDTEAFRKRLVAEVPVMIGTVPVYDTLTRTGKPTEEITLDDWFETVEIHADNGIDFITIHAGLNRKCAHSIQVNPRLCGIVSRGGAILFEWMAKTGNENPFYEHFDRLLDICEARDVCISLGDGLRPGAIKDASDAPQIEELITLGELTRQAWQKNVQVIIEGPGHVPLHEVEMNVRLQKKLCHNAPFYVLGPLVTDIAPGYDHITSAIGGALAAMHGADFLCYVTPAEHLRLPTAEDVKEGIMASRIAAHAGDLAKGLTGAMDPDHRMSRARQSLDWESQFECAIDPEKARAFRQSSQPSDQDVCTMCGDFCAVKRVRDLGKDRESQSAGFSG from the coding sequence ATGCACAGGACATACACAACCCAGATTGATGCCGCCAGAAAAGGGATTTTTACCCCGCAGATGGAACAGGTGCTTGCCGAAGAAACCATATCCAGACAGGACCTGATGGAACGGGTCGCCAGGGGACACATCGCCATTCCGGCAAACAAAAACCACCTGAACCTGATGGCTGCCGGGGTCGGGCAGGGCCTGAGAACCAAAATCAATGTCAATCTCGGGGTTTCAAGGGATGTATGCTCATTTGATGCCGAGATGAACAAGGCAAAATTGGCCCTGCAATACAAGGCGGATGCGGTCATGGATTTAAGTGTTTCAGGCGATACCGAAGCATTCAGGAAGCGGCTCGTGGCAGAGGTGCCGGTAATGATCGGAACCGTTCCTGTTTACGACACATTGACCCGAACCGGCAAGCCCACTGAAGAGATTACCCTGGATGACTGGTTTGAAACCGTGGAAATCCATGCGGACAACGGAATCGATTTCATCACCATCCATGCCGGTCTCAACCGGAAATGCGCTCACAGCATACAGGTCAACCCGAGACTGTGCGGCATTGTCAGCCGCGGAGGCGCCATCCTTTTTGAATGGATGGCAAAGACAGGCAATGAAAATCCCTTTTATGAACATTTTGACCGGCTGCTCGATATCTGTGAAGCCCGTGATGTCTGTATCAGTCTTGGGGACGGACTCAGGCCCGGTGCCATAAAAGATGCGTCAGATGCGCCCCAGATCGAGGAGTTGATCACCCTGGGGGAATTGACCCGGCAGGCCTGGCAGAAGAATGTGCAGGTGATCATTGAAGGGCCGGGCCATGTACCGCTGCATGAGGTGGAAATGAATGTCAGGCTGCAAAAAAAATTATGTCACAATGCACCGTTTTATGTGCTCGGCCCGCTGGTCACCGACATCGCCCCGGGATATGACCATATCACCTCTGCCATCGGCGGGGCCCTGGCAGCCATGCACGGGGCGGATTTTCTATGCTATGTCACCCCGGCCGAACATCTCAGGCTGCCCACGGCCGAAGATGTCAAAGAGGGGATTATGGCATCGAGGATTGCGGCCCATGCCGGAGACCTGGCAAAGGGTTTGACCGGGGCAATGGACCCGGATCACCGGATGAGCCGGGCACGTCAATCACTCGACTGGGAGAGCCAGTTTGAATGCGCCATCGACCCTGAGAAGGCCAGGGCTTTCCGGCAATCATCTCAGCCTTCTGATCAGGATGTCTGCACCATGTGCGG